Within Sphingobium aromaticiconvertens, the genomic segment CATCCTTCGACCCGAAGATCTGGCCAAGTACGTCGTTGCCGGGCTGCGTCGGCGTTGGGTTGCTGCTGGTCAGCGACTCCAGCAGGCCGCCGCCGCCCAGTTGCCCGAGTACGTCCATCAGGCCGCCCATGCCGCCCGTATCGGGCTGCGCCTGTTTCTTGAAACCGCCAAGGATAGCGGGAAGCAGCGCTGCGGCGCCCGCCTGCGCCGAGGTCGCATCGATCCCTAATTCGCGCGACATGGAGTCGAGCGCGCCGGTCTGCTTGAGCATCTCACCGATATCCATAAGACATTTCCTTAGAAAAAGACTCATTTGCGAGATCGCCAGCTTAAGTAATGCGGACGATTTGTGCATTGATTATTTAATGGGCCTGCAACACAAGTATGAAAGGGGTGGGTGGTAAATGAAGGAGAATCTCCCATGAGTTTTTTCGGCAAGATCAAGGACGCGATTTTCGGTAAGAAGGCCCAGGCCGCGCCGCCGCCCCAGCCAGCACCGACGACTGCGGGCGCTGCGCCCGCTCCGACTGCGCCTGTCGCGCCGCCGCCGGTCGAGGAAGTGGATGTTGAGCAGATTCTCAACGGTCTGGCCGCAAAATCCTCCCAAAATCTCAATTGGCGCACGTCGATCGTAGACCTCATGAAATTGCTGGATCTCGACTCCAGCCTTGCCGAGCGCAAGGAACTGGCCAAGGAACTGGGCTATACCGGCGCACTGGACGGTAGCGCGGAAATGAACATCTGGCTGCACAAGCGGGTGATGAAGGAACTGGCGGCCAATGGCGGCAAGGTGCCCGCCGCGCTGCTCGACTGACAGACTTCTCTGGTCCTGTCGCGTTCACAGATCGATGATGCGACGGGACCAAAGGGGGGGCGCAAGGGGTGCCGGGCGCTGACATATCGGCTATGAAGCGCGCATGACGTTGCATGAAACCGTCGCGGCCATTGTCGCGCACATCGCCACAATCGAAGATCGCGGGACGGTTGCATCCTATATTCCCGAACTGGCCAAGGTTGAGGCTGATCGCTTCGGCATGGCGATCGTCACGGCGGATGGAGAGACATTCATCGGCGGGGACGCGGACGCCAGCTTTTCGATTCAGTCGGTTTCCAAGGTGTTCGCGCTCACGCTGGCGCTGGGCAAGATTGGCGACCAGCTTTGGGAGCGGGTGGGGCGTGAGCCGTCGGGCAATGCCTTCAACTCCATCGTCCAACTGGAGCAGGAGCGGGGTATCCCGCGCAATCCCTTCATCAACGCGGGTGCGATCGTTGTCGCCGACGTCAATCTGGGCGGGCATCAGCCGCGCGTCGCAATTGGTGAGATGCTGCGTTTCCTGCATTATCTTGCCGGTGATGACGCCATCGCGATCAACGAAGCGGTGGCCGCATCGGAGACGTCCACGGGCTTTCGGAACCTTGCGCTCGCCAACTATATGCGCGCC encodes:
- a CDS encoding DUF3597 domain-containing protein, encoding MSFFGKIKDAIFGKKAQAAPPPQPAPTTAGAAPAPTAPVAPPPVEEVDVEQILNGLAAKSSQNLNWRTSIVDLMKLLDLDSSLAERKELAKELGYTGALDGSAEMNIWLHKRVMKELAANGGKVPAALLD
- a CDS encoding glutaminase, with product MTLHETVAAIVAHIATIEDRGTVASYIPELAKVEADRFGMAIVTADGETFIGGDADASFSIQSVSKVFALTLALGKIGDQLWERVGREPSGNAFNSIVQLEQERGIPRNPFINAGAIVVADVNLGGHQPRVAIGEMLRFLHYLAGDDAIAINEAVAASETSTGFRNLALANYMRAFDNVRHPVDLVLGTYFHQCAIEMSCRQLALAGRYLMLDGRHPDGGRVVSAARARRINALMLTCGHYDASGDFAFRVGIPGKSGVGGGILAIVPGRASIAVWSPGLNENGNSKLGTVALEELARHTGWSVFSPPD